The Haloarcula sp. DT43 genome includes a region encoding these proteins:
- a CDS encoding substrate-binding domain-containing protein: protein MRGSDRRRFLKATGAAITTVALAGCGGDGGGGGGDGGGGDGGGDGSNGDSSGDGGSTGTSGGGGGNSLDKIGMTAYVRGGSWITAYIEAARFYAEDQGIELDVRPNQQSAQKQVSDIREFANSDHDAILVGVWQTGAAEGAINQAIQGGTPVFATNADTSSSEIPLYVGFSNYDGGASSAEQLLNALEQQYPDKDTWRVLNVRGVQGNQSANQRSQGFLDVMAEQDRVEVVQTLNGEYARDVAQSTTQEWIQANGRVDGIYSGNLSMGLGVVGALRNLDMLAPRGEEGHICLTQMDGSPEVNPLVGEGTIDAAVDQPNYFYNPIAMYYMREYVESGMDDSVIPEVGSEVTSDQLTIESGQHKGVEMWSEPIWEPGVMREQNGHPWFRTNSVVITQENYDQPFLWGNVWG from the coding sequence ATGCGAGGCAGTGACAGACGACGGTTCCTGAAAGCGACCGGCGCAGCAATCACGACAGTCGCACTCGCGGGGTGCGGTGGAGACGGTGGGGGCGGTGGCGGAGACGGGGGCGGCGGAGACGGGGGCGGCGACGGTAGCAACGGCGACTCCTCCGGGGACGGCGGGTCCACCGGCACCAGCGGCGGCGGTGGCGGGAACTCCCTCGACAAAATCGGGATGACGGCGTACGTCCGCGGGGGTTCCTGGATTACGGCCTACATCGAGGCGGCCCGGTTCTACGCCGAGGACCAGGGCATCGAACTCGACGTCCGGCCGAACCAGCAAAGCGCACAGAAGCAGGTCTCGGACATCCGCGAGTTCGCAAACAGCGACCACGACGCCATCCTCGTCGGCGTCTGGCAGACGGGCGCGGCCGAGGGAGCCATCAACCAGGCCATCCAAGGGGGGACGCCGGTGTTTGCGACGAACGCCGACACATCCAGTTCGGAGATTCCGCTGTACGTCGGGTTCAGCAACTACGACGGCGGCGCGAGCTCGGCCGAGCAGTTGCTCAATGCCCTCGAACAGCAGTACCCGGACAAGGATACCTGGCGCGTGCTGAACGTCCGCGGCGTCCAGGGGAACCAGTCGGCCAACCAGCGCTCGCAGGGGTTCCTCGACGTGATGGCAGAGCAGGACCGTGTCGAAGTCGTCCAGACGCTCAACGGCGAGTACGCCCGTGACGTGGCCCAGTCGACGACCCAGGAGTGGATTCAGGCCAACGGCCGCGTCGACGGCATCTACTCCGGGAACCTCTCGATGGGACTGGGCGTCGTCGGGGCGCTCCGGAACCTCGACATGCTGGCCCCGCGAGGCGAGGAGGGCCACATCTGTCTGACACAGATGGACGGCAGTCCCGAGGTGAACCCGCTGGTCGGAGAGGGGACCATCGACGCGGCGGTCGACCAGCCCAACTACTTCTACAACCCAATCGCGATGTACTACATGCGGGAGTACGTCGAGAGCGGGATGGACGACAGCGTCATCCCGGAGGTGGGGTCTGAGGTCACGTCCGACCAGTTGACCATCGAGTCCGGCCAGCACAAGGGCGTCGAGATGTGGTCCGAGCCCATCTGGGAGCCCGGGGTCATGCGCGAGCAGAACGGCCACCCGTGGTTCCGGACCAACAGCGTCGTCATCACGCAAGAGAACTACGACCAGCCGTTCCTCTGGGGTAACGTCTGGGGCTAA
- a CDS encoding amidohydrolase family protein, with amino-acid sequence MRFVDTHTHTWGPDTAELPWPETVLPPGWEGVYTAHDLVADMDAAGVEEAVMVTTPMYGRGVRANEYTMRAIEAYPDRLWGVGLMDFYGDPDEVRARLRRVVGHDRMLGVRMHACLDYEEHSTELNRTADWILDEELAPVWAEAAEQGTAVFVFPKAQQLPMVATLAERHPDVQLVVDHMAYPDETTAPDAAPWTGFEALAAHDNVAVKVSSLPRSSGAEWPYEDMWGYVRNLVDWFEAERLMLGSDYPWMDDWAGYEDCLSWVEAVPFLSAREYSYLAHRTFERIHE; translated from the coding sequence ATGCGCTTCGTCGATACACACACCCACACGTGGGGACCGGACACCGCGGAGCTACCCTGGCCCGAGACAGTGCTCCCGCCGGGCTGGGAGGGGGTCTACACCGCCCACGACCTCGTCGCGGACATGGACGCCGCCGGCGTCGAGGAAGCCGTGATGGTGACGACGCCGATGTACGGCCGCGGCGTGCGAGCCAACGAGTACACGATGCGGGCCATCGAGGCGTACCCGGACCGGCTGTGGGGAGTTGGCCTGATGGACTTCTACGGTGACCCCGACGAGGTCCGGGCGCGGCTCCGCCGGGTCGTCGGCCACGACCGGATGCTCGGCGTCCGGATGCACGCCTGCCTCGACTACGAGGAACACTCGACGGAGCTAAATCGGACCGCCGACTGGATACTCGACGAAGAACTGGCACCGGTCTGGGCCGAGGCCGCCGAGCAGGGAACGGCCGTGTTCGTCTTCCCGAAGGCCCAGCAGCTCCCGATGGTGGCGACGCTCGCCGAACGGCATCCGGACGTACAGCTAGTCGTCGACCACATGGCCTACCCCGACGAGACGACGGCCCCGGACGCGGCCCCCTGGACGGGGTTCGAGGCGCTGGCTGCCCACGACAACGTCGCGGTCAAGGTGAGTTCGCTCCCCCGGTCCAGCGGGGCGGAGTGGCCCTACGAGGACATGTGGGGGTACGTCCGCAACCTCGTGGACTGGTTCGAGGCCGAGCGCCTCATGCTCGGGTCCGACTACCCGTGGATGGACGACTGGGCGGGCTACGAGGACTGCCTCTCGTGGGTCGAGGCGGTGCCGTTCCTCTCGGCCCGCGAGTACTCGTATCTGGCCCACCGGACCTTCGAGCGGATTCACGAGTGA
- a CDS encoding beta-glucosidase family protein: MNRDIDTLIEELTLSEKLGLIHGTVDPDQTSTGYTPGVERLDIPPLRLVDGPLGVRAFGESATAFPASISLAASWDPALAREFGAELGQETAAHGQHVVLAPGVNIIRVPTGGRNFEYYSEDPYLTARIGVTTIKGIQSAGVGATIKHFVANNQEETRYEVSAEVEERALREIYLPAFRAAVEEADVASVMTAYNRVNGTFMGEHARLLSDVLKDEWGFEGFVMSDWWGTRSTVAAANAGLDMEMPGITREQYLPESELDDTGPVNDLEMPHLPDVPALFGGPLQDAVENGEVAESTIDEKVERILTTMERFDWPGDPDGKSDTDAHRELARRIAVSGTVLLKNDDALPVADDDSLAVLGPNADGAKLGGGGSSEVTASVESSPVEGLRQRGTAVTFERGVEPIAEAVVFGDTQESSEPSDADLDDAVAAAESADTAVVVVQDDATEFLDREDMTLPGRQDELVSAVAEVAERTVVVLRTSGPVDLPWLGSVDAVVQTWYPGQADGEALAAVLFGDAETGGRLPVTFGEPAAYPATDESAYPGRDDVARYDEGIFVGYRHFGKERLEPTFPFGHGLSYASIEYGQPTLTGTDGGGTVEVSVRNTSDRPGTAVVQVYVEKAAAPVETPPRELAGFARLSLAPGEATTASVSLTEEAFAYYDETSGWTVPDGTNRIHVGRSVRDIVATFEHDT, from the coding sequence ATGAACCGAGACATCGATACACTCATTGAGGAACTCACACTGTCCGAGAAACTCGGACTGATTCACGGTACTGTCGACCCCGACCAGACCTCGACGGGATACACTCCTGGTGTCGAGCGGCTCGACATCCCACCGTTGCGGCTGGTCGACGGGCCACTGGGCGTCCGGGCGTTCGGCGAGTCGGCGACCGCCTTCCCGGCCTCTATCTCCTTGGCCGCGTCGTGGGACCCTGCCCTAGCGCGGGAGTTCGGCGCGGAGCTGGGCCAAGAAACCGCAGCCCACGGGCAACACGTCGTACTTGCACCGGGCGTCAACATCATCCGAGTCCCGACCGGCGGACGGAATTTCGAATACTACAGTGAAGACCCGTACCTGACCGCTCGAATCGGCGTCACGACGATAAAAGGGATTCAGTCCGCGGGTGTCGGCGCGACGATTAAACACTTCGTCGCAAACAATCAGGAGGAAACCCGGTACGAGGTCAGCGCGGAGGTCGAGGAGCGGGCACTCAGAGAAATCTATCTCCCCGCGTTCCGCGCCGCAGTCGAAGAGGCGGACGTCGCATCCGTGATGACCGCCTACAATCGGGTCAACGGCACGTTCATGGGCGAACACGCGCGCCTGCTCTCCGACGTGCTGAAAGACGAATGGGGGTTCGAGGGGTTCGTGATGTCAGACTGGTGGGGGACACGGAGCACTGTCGCCGCGGCGAACGCCGGGCTCGATATGGAGATGCCCGGGATAACTCGCGAGCAGTATCTGCCCGAGTCCGAACTCGACGACACCGGTCCGGTCAACGACCTCGAGATGCCACACCTGCCCGATGTCCCTGCGCTGTTCGGCGGCCCACTCCAGGACGCCGTCGAGAACGGCGAGGTCGCCGAGTCGACCATCGACGAGAAGGTTGAGCGGATTCTTACCACGATGGAGCGGTTCGACTGGCCCGGCGACCCCGACGGGAAGTCAGATACAGACGCACATCGGGAACTCGCGCGGCGGATTGCCGTCTCGGGGACCGTCCTGTTGAAAAACGACGACGCGTTGCCGGTTGCCGACGACGACTCGCTAGCGGTCCTTGGCCCGAACGCTGACGGAGCCAAACTCGGCGGCGGCGGCTCCTCAGAGGTAACGGCGTCGGTCGAATCCTCACCTGTAGAAGGACTCAGACAGCGAGGGACAGCAGTCACGTTCGAGCGCGGCGTCGAACCCATCGCGGAGGCGGTCGTCTTCGGTGACACCCAGGAATCGAGCGAACCCTCCGATGCGGACCTCGACGACGCGGTCGCGGCAGCCGAAAGCGCCGACACCGCGGTCGTAGTCGTTCAGGACGACGCCACGGAGTTCCTTGACCGTGAGGACATGACACTGCCCGGTCGACAGGACGAACTCGTCTCGGCTGTCGCCGAAGTGGCCGAGCGGACCGTGGTTGTCCTCCGGACGAGTGGGCCTGTCGACCTTCCCTGGCTCGGTTCGGTCGACGCCGTGGTTCAGACCTGGTATCCGGGACAGGCCGACGGTGAGGCCCTGGCCGCGGTGCTGTTCGGCGACGCCGAGACCGGCGGTCGCCTACCCGTGACCTTCGGCGAACCTGCAGCGTATCCGGCTACTGACGAATCCGCATATCCGGGTCGGGATGATGTTGCACGCTACGACGAGGGAATCTTCGTCGGCTATCGGCACTTCGGAAAGGAGCGTCTCGAGCCGACGTTCCCGTTCGGCCACGGTCTCTCCTACGCTTCGATAGAGTACGGGCAGCCGACGCTGACGGGGACGGACGGGGGCGGAACCGTCGAAGTTTCCGTCCGGAACACGAGCGACCGCCCCGGGACGGCTGTCGTCCAGGTGTACGTCGAAAAGGCAGCGGCACCGGTCGAGACGCCGCCGCGCGAACTCGCGGGCTTTGCCCGGCTCTCACTTGCGCCAGGCGAGGCGACGACAGCGAGCGTCTCACTGACTGAGGAGGCGTTCGCCTATTACGATGAAACCAGCGGCTGGACCGTCCCCGACGGCACCAACCGAATCCACGTCGGGCGGTCAGTGCGAGATATCGTGGCGACCTTCGAGCACGACACCTGA
- a CDS encoding helix-turn-helix domain-containing protein, translating into MTITTEFRLRSPALPLVSIPATLPPEAIECSHALCLEPGARVFHVEIDAEHEVTEAQLAALDEVTTVTPLGDRGDTVVYKLTVELDDSIAPAFDPERFDGAKMKSTTITAEGWHETKEFKDYETFHDFHTTFEEHGISVDLISITNHSDDDGTTDDSLTDRQREALELAVARGYYESPRRVTAAELAEELDISQPSLSSLLRRGERRLLTDSLDVRDPGLAGTHNG; encoded by the coding sequence ATGACGATTACAACAGAGTTCCGGCTCCGCTCGCCAGCCCTGCCGCTGGTCAGCATCCCGGCGACGCTCCCGCCGGAGGCAATCGAATGCTCGCACGCCCTCTGTCTCGAACCCGGCGCACGGGTGTTCCACGTCGAAATCGACGCCGAACACGAGGTGACAGAGGCCCAGCTCGCGGCGCTCGACGAGGTCACCACGGTGACGCCGCTCGGGGACCGGGGCGACACGGTCGTCTACAAGCTCACCGTCGAACTCGACGATTCGATTGCCCCGGCCTTCGACCCCGAGCGATTCGACGGTGCGAAGATGAAGTCCACGACCATCACCGCCGAGGGGTGGCACGAGACGAAGGAGTTCAAAGACTACGAGACGTTCCACGACTTCCACACCACCTTCGAGGAGCACGGAATCTCGGTCGACCTGATATCCATCACGAATCACTCTGACGACGACGGGACGACCGACGACAGCCTCACCGACCGCCAGCGTGAGGCTCTGGAACTGGCCGTCGCGCGCGGCTACTACGAGAGCCCGCGCCGGGTGACCGCCGCGGAACTCGCGGAGGAACTCGACATCTCGCAACCGTCCCTGTCCAGTCTCCTCCGGCGTGGCGAGCGCCGACTGCTCACCGACTCGCTCGACGTGCGGGACCCGGGTCTCGCTGGCACCCACAACGGGTGA
- a CDS encoding DUF7475 family protein yields MVAQSTPHQDPLFSRPSHPIGYLAAVATLVTAGIHLFLGPQVMGFSQTLGILFVLNGLGFLGGLVLYTSRYWRRELFLVAAGYAAVTVLALFAFQGFSPDAFYMRGSLNPLAVGAKAAEVVLALCAIYLYSQTP; encoded by the coding sequence ATGGTCGCCCAATCGACGCCGCACCAAGACCCGCTGTTTAGCCGCCCATCCCATCCCATCGGCTATCTCGCCGCCGTCGCCACGCTCGTCACCGCCGGCATCCACCTGTTTCTCGGCCCGCAGGTCATGGGATTCAGTCAAACGCTGGGTATCCTGTTCGTACTGAACGGGCTCGGGTTTCTCGGCGGCCTTGTCCTGTACACCAGCCGCTACTGGCGGCGGGAACTGTTTTTGGTCGCCGCGGGATACGCCGCCGTGACGGTCCTCGCGCTGTTCGCGTTCCAGGGGTTCAGTCCCGACGCCTTCTACATGCGGGGCAGCCTGAACCCGCTCGCAGTCGGCGCGAAAGCCGCCGAGGTCGTCCTCGCGCTCTGTGCCATCTACCTGTACTCACAGACCCCGTGA
- a CDS encoding Gfo/Idh/MocA family protein — translation MTYRAGIIGTGGIAGMGILGMHDEADIGQKKVRASHAGGYSATDGVELVAVADVDESKLDRFGEAWEIPPDRRYVGHESMLAAEDLDIVSVCTPSYLHADHVVDAAESAADPGLVWCEKPIASSVSDAEEMVAVCAETDTELLVNHSFRFTTKLQRLRDLIQGEDLLGDVHAVATQFRMELLRNSTHLLDTLVYLLDARAERVSGYITGENEAVDSLEAEEHVDDAGGGGFVVMDDGSFVTIDCTIPRDASSMTLQFVGSEGKLYLNNDDGEWRYWRLDDGTHVEATLPGIDGAWTWDEDYRDAFANAAADAVAVLDGAIENPSTGEEATRSLEIIVGFYVSHYTGGQVSVPLARPLRDVTITSW, via the coding sequence ATGACATACAGAGCCGGCATCATCGGGACGGGCGGCATCGCTGGGATGGGCATCCTCGGGATGCACGACGAGGCGGACATCGGCCAGAAGAAGGTCAGAGCCAGCCACGCCGGGGGCTACAGCGCGACCGACGGCGTCGAACTGGTGGCCGTCGCCGACGTCGACGAGTCGAAACTCGACCGGTTCGGCGAGGCCTGGGAAATCCCGCCCGACCGGCGGTACGTCGGCCACGAGTCGATGCTCGCGGCGGAGGACCTCGACATCGTCTCCGTCTGTACGCCGTCGTACCTCCACGCCGACCACGTCGTCGACGCCGCCGAGTCTGCGGCCGACCCCGGACTCGTCTGGTGTGAGAAGCCCATCGCCTCCTCCGTCAGCGACGCCGAGGAGATGGTCGCCGTCTGCGCGGAGACGGACACGGAACTGCTCGTCAACCACTCCTTCCGGTTCACCACGAAACTCCAGCGACTCAGGGACCTCATCCAGGGCGAGGACCTCCTCGGTGACGTCCACGCCGTCGCCACGCAGTTCCGAATGGAACTGTTGCGGAACTCCACTCACCTGCTCGACACGCTCGTGTATCTGCTCGACGCCCGTGCCGAGCGGGTGTCGGGCTACATCACGGGCGAGAACGAGGCCGTCGACTCACTCGAAGCCGAAGAGCACGTCGACGACGCCGGCGGCGGCGGATTCGTGGTGATGGACGACGGCAGTTTCGTCACCATCGACTGCACCATCCCACGGGACGCCTCCTCGATGACGCTCCAGTTCGTCGGCAGCGAGGGCAAGCTCTACCTCAACAACGACGACGGGGAGTGGCGGTACTGGCGACTCGACGACGGCACGCACGTCGAGGCCACCCTGCCGGGTATCGACGGAGCCTGGACGTGGGACGAGGACTATCGCGACGCCTTCGCCAACGCCGCCGCCGACGCCGTGGCCGTCCTCGACGGGGCCATCGAGAACCCCTCGACGGGCGAGGAGGCGACACGCTCCCTGGAGATAATCGTCGGCTTCTACGTCTCCCACTACACCGGCGGCCAGGTGTCGGTCCCGCTCGCCCGTCCACTGCGGGACGTGACTATCACGTCGTGGTGA
- a CDS encoding IclR family transcriptional regulator produces MAPEENTITATRTSLRIVEALKRLDGAGTTAVANHLDIAKSTVHNHLRTLEDEGYITKEGSAYRVGLRFLELGEYKRHRMDIYETARPEVASLAEETGEMANVAVEEHGEGVYLARAEGTEAVTVDTYGGKRVNLHCTALGKAILAELPEERVDAIVDEHGLPARTENTITDRAALKSELADIRERGHACDHEERLPGLRCVAAPVTSVDGDPVAALSVSGPTSRIKGDRFHEEIPELLQSAVNVVEINLTYS; encoded by the coding sequence ATGGCACCGGAGGAGAACACAATCACCGCGACCAGAACGTCGCTCCGGATAGTCGAGGCGCTGAAGCGACTGGACGGGGCAGGGACGACGGCGGTGGCCAACCACCTCGACATCGCCAAGAGCACCGTCCACAACCACTTGCGGACGCTGGAAGACGAGGGGTACATCACGAAGGAAGGCAGCGCCTACCGCGTGGGACTGCGGTTCCTGGAACTGGGGGAGTACAAGCGCCACCGGATGGACATCTACGAGACCGCCCGGCCGGAGGTCGCGTCGCTGGCCGAGGAGACGGGCGAGATGGCCAACGTGGCCGTCGAGGAACACGGCGAAGGCGTGTACCTCGCCCGCGCCGAGGGGACCGAAGCCGTCACGGTCGACACGTACGGCGGCAAGCGAGTGAACCTCCACTGCACCGCGCTCGGGAAGGCCATCCTCGCGGAACTGCCCGAGGAGCGGGTCGACGCCATCGTCGACGAGCACGGCCTGCCGGCCCGGACGGAAAACACCATCACGGACCGGGCGGCGCTGAAGTCGGAACTCGCCGACATTCGGGAGCGGGGTCACGCGTGTGACCACGAGGAGCGGCTCCCGGGCCTGCGGTGTGTCGCCGCTCCGGTCACTTCGGTGGACGGGGACCCGGTGGCGGCGCTCAGCGTCTCCGGACCCACGAGCCGTATCAAGGGCGACCGCTTCCACGAGGAAATCCCCGAACTGCTCCAGTCGGCGGTCAACGTCGTCGAAATCAACCTCACCTACTCCTGA
- a CDS encoding enolase C-terminal domain-like protein, protein MAPEITSIESVEFAYPIEDVGTDQHGFNLVYEPGAVTERKLFAVKVHTDEGITGEYVGGNSPGAAQINTFADYLVGKNPLERERHWSEVKRALRKYDRMGIGPIDIALWDYAGKKYDAPIHELLGTYRTRLPAYASTYHGDENGGLDTPAAFADFAEDCRSMGYGGFKIHGWGGSEGARDLDREIAAVHAVGEAVGDEMDLMHDPACELETFADALKLGRALDEEGFFWYEDPYRDGGVSQHAHRKLRQALDTPILQTEHVRGLEPATDFAANESTDFLRADPEYDGGITGAMKRAKVAEGFGLDVEFHAPGPAQRHCIAAIRNTNYYELALVHPDAPNTQPPVYEGGYSDMLDTVDDDGTVEVPDGPGLGVDYDWAYIEDNATGSVHTYD, encoded by the coding sequence ATGGCACCGGAAATAACCAGCATCGAGTCCGTCGAGTTCGCCTACCCCATCGAGGACGTCGGGACAGACCAGCACGGGTTCAACCTCGTGTACGAACCGGGCGCGGTAACGGAGCGGAAACTGTTCGCCGTCAAGGTTCACACCGACGAGGGCATCACGGGCGAGTACGTCGGCGGCAACTCGCCTGGAGCTGCCCAGATAAACACCTTCGCCGACTACCTCGTCGGGAAGAACCCGCTCGAACGCGAGCGCCACTGGAGCGAGGTGAAGCGGGCGCTGCGGAAGTACGACCGGATGGGTATCGGCCCCATCGACATCGCGCTGTGGGACTACGCCGGCAAGAAGTACGACGCGCCCATCCACGAACTGCTCGGCACCTACCGGACCCGACTGCCCGCCTACGCCTCCACGTATCACGGGGACGAGAACGGCGGGCTCGACACGCCCGCGGCCTTCGCCGACTTCGCCGAGGACTGTCGCTCGATGGGGTACGGCGGGTTCAAAATCCACGGCTGGGGCGGCAGCGAGGGGGCCCGGGACCTGGACCGCGAGATTGCGGCGGTCCACGCCGTCGGCGAGGCTGTCGGCGACGAGATGGACCTGATGCACGACCCCGCCTGCGAACTGGAGACGTTCGCCGACGCCCTGAAGCTCGGGCGCGCGCTCGACGAAGAGGGCTTCTTCTGGTACGAGGACCCCTACCGGGACGGCGGCGTCTCACAGCACGCCCATCGGAAACTCCGCCAGGCCCTCGACACCCCCATCCTCCAGACCGAACACGTCCGCGGGCTGGAGCCGGCGACGGACTTCGCGGCCAACGAGTCGACGGACTTCCTGCGCGCGGACCCGGAGTACGACGGCGGCATCACCGGCGCGATGAAGCGGGCGAAGGTCGCGGAAGGGTTCGGCTTGGACGTGGAGTTCCACGCCCCGGGACCCGCCCAGCGCCACTGCATCGCAGCGATTCGCAACACGAACTACTACGAACTCGCCCTGGTCCATCCCGACGCGCCCAACACCCAGCCGCCGGTGTACGAGGGCGGCTACTCCGACATGCTCGACACGGTCGACGACGACGGCACGGTCGAAGTCCCCGACGGACCGGGCCTGGGCGTCGACTACGACTGGGCGTACATCGAAGACAACGCCACGGGGAGCGTTCACACGTACGACTGA
- a CDS encoding aldo/keto reductase, producing MPPEDLPPLGLGTYSDDNREQWRDNVRTALDVGFRHVDTAQVYENEQYVGEGLREADVARDDIWLSTKTVHHDVPPSVEQVPAAIDGCLDRLGVDTVDLLYVHWPSGIYDHEAVLPAYDAAYEAGKTRNVGLSNFTPDLLDEAMAVLDAPLYAHQAEMHPLLPQRDLVDHAQTHDYTFVAYSPLAQGAVFDVPEIREVAEKHDATPAQVSLAWVLSHDNVAAIPKASSREHMVQNLAAADLELDDEDVSLIDSIDRRHRVIDPDHGPWNWESDSLSN from the coding sequence ATGCCACCAGAAGACCTCCCCCCGCTCGGACTGGGGACCTACTCCGACGACAACCGCGAACAGTGGCGTGACAACGTCCGGACCGCGCTCGACGTCGGCTTCCGGCACGTCGACACCGCGCAGGTGTACGAGAACGAACAGTACGTGGGCGAGGGGCTCCGCGAGGCCGACGTGGCCCGTGACGACATCTGGCTCTCGACGAAGACCGTCCACCACGACGTGCCACCCTCCGTCGAGCAGGTCCCGGCGGCCATCGACGGCTGTCTCGACCGGCTCGGCGTCGATACCGTGGACCTGCTCTACGTCCACTGGCCCTCCGGAATCTACGACCACGAGGCCGTCCTGCCCGCCTACGACGCCGCCTACGAGGCCGGCAAGACCCGCAACGTCGGGCTCTCGAACTTCACGCCCGACCTGCTGGACGAGGCGATGGCCGTGCTCGACGCGCCGCTGTACGCCCATCAGGCTGAGATGCATCCGCTGCTCCCCCAGCGGGACCTAGTCGACCACGCACAGACTCACGACTACACCTTCGTCGCGTACTCGCCGCTGGCCCAGGGGGCAGTGTTCGACGTCCCCGAAATCCGCGAGGTCGCGGAGAAACACGACGCCACGCCGGCGCAGGTGAGCCTGGCGTGGGTCCTCTCGCACGACAACGTCGCCGCCATCCCGAAGGCAAGCAGCCGCGAGCACATGGTACAGAACCTCGCCGCGGCCGACCTGGAACTGGACGACGAGGACGTCTCGCTGATAGATTCCATCGACCGCCGCCACCGGGTCATCGACCCCGACCACGGTCCGTGGAACTGGGAATCCGACTCTCTCAGTAACTAA
- a CDS encoding (R)-mandelonitrile lyase — MDITSDCSRLSVEGPDEYFTGETRIDPLFDSQAEARAAAASVTFEPGARTAWHTHPLGQRLIVTSECGLVQREGGDIERIRAGDVVWFPPGEKHWHGATPEKAMTHIAVQEERDGEAVTWLDHVTDEEYQPES, encoded by the coding sequence ATGGACATCACAAGCGACTGTTCGCGACTCTCCGTCGAAGGGCCCGACGAGTACTTCACAGGCGAGACGCGGATAGACCCCCTGTTCGACTCGCAGGCCGAGGCTCGCGCCGCGGCGGCGAGCGTCACGTTCGAACCGGGCGCTCGCACCGCGTGGCACACCCACCCGCTGGGGCAGCGACTCATCGTCACGAGCGAGTGCGGGCTCGTCCAGCGCGAGGGCGGAGACATCGAGCGGATTCGGGCGGGTGACGTGGTCTGGTTCCCGCCGGGTGAAAAGCACTGGCACGGCGCGACGCCGGAGAAGGCGATGACCCACATCGCCGTCCAGGAGGAGCGAGACGGCGAGGCCGTCACCTGGCTGGACCACGTCACTGACGAGGAGTACCAGCCCGAATCCTGA
- a CDS encoding ABC transporter permease, which translates to MATDQGFIGRTVGDRDDVMLTLLDNMIWPILALVLLGVLAFVPQTFRSAQLILWGAVPIGLLVLAESLCLLSGHFDLSIGSIAGFSAMFTGMILGTCPSCWSLTTSPWIGFAVILLVGSVIGLVNGVMIAKVGLNPFLQTLAFLIIFEGAKTAMQTQPVTGLPLVYTQVGGTPRFAIGLMLVAFLVAGLVLRYTSFGQAVYALGSSEHSAREVGIDTERLIILIYTISGVLSAIAGLMLTGFVGVVPPLIGEGLVFQAFAGAVIGGISLFGGRGKITGALGGVILIQVVQSALNNSPVIDATQIQMINGIVLLLAILLYSTQSKIRARILASGAV; encoded by the coding sequence ATGGCAACGGACCAAGGATTCATCGGCCGGACTGTCGGGGACCGGGACGACGTGATGCTGACGCTGTTAGACAACATGATATGGCCGATTCTGGCCCTCGTCCTGCTCGGGGTGCTGGCGTTCGTACCCCAGACGTTCAGGTCGGCCCAGCTAATCCTGTGGGGGGCCGTCCCCATCGGGCTGCTCGTCCTGGCCGAGAGCCTCTGTCTCCTGTCGGGACACTTCGACCTCTCTATCGGCTCCATCGCCGGCTTCTCGGCGATGTTCACCGGGATGATACTCGGGACCTGCCCGAGTTGCTGGTCGCTGACCACCAGCCCATGGATAGGCTTCGCCGTCATCCTGCTCGTCGGGTCGGTCATCGGCCTCGTCAACGGCGTGATGATAGCGAAGGTCGGGCTGAACCCGTTCCTGCAGACGCTGGCGTTTCTCATCATCTTCGAGGGTGCGAAGACGGCGATGCAGACCCAGCCGGTCACGGGCCTCCCGCTCGTGTATACGCAGGTCGGCGGGACGCCCCGGTTCGCTATCGGGCTGATGCTGGTGGCGTTTCTCGTCGCGGGCCTGGTGTTGCGGTACACCTCCTTCGGACAGGCGGTGTACGCGCTCGGGAGCTCGGAGCACTCCGCCCGCGAGGTCGGCATCGACACCGAGCGGCTCATCATCCTCATCTACACTATCAGCGGCGTGCTGTCGGCAATCGCCGGGCTGATGCTGACCGGGTTCGTCGGCGTCGTCCCGCCGCTCATCGGTGAGGGGCTGGTGTTCCAGGCGTTCGCCGGCGCGGTCATCGGCGGCATCAGCCTCTTCGGCGGCCGGGGGAAGATTACCGGCGCGCTCGGTGGCGTCATCCTCATCCAGGTCGTCCAGTCGGCGCTGAACAACAGTCCGGTCATCGACGCGACACAGATTCAGATGATAAACGGCATCGTCCTGCTGCTGGCGATTCTGCTGTACAGCACCCAGAGCAAGATTCGCGCTCGCATCCTCGCGAGTGGTGCGGTATGA